One region of Demequina sp. TMPB413 genomic DNA includes:
- a CDS encoding GNAT family N-acetyltransferase translates to MQNLAMRIEIESPYAPDIVALLEEHLADMHLTSPPESVHALDVARLAARHVTFVAARRPDGALLGVGALAALGEAHSEIKSMRTTPAARGRGVAAAVLTRLLDIAKERGDIRVSLETGSQEFFSPAHRLYERHAFAECEPFGSYVRDPHSRFFTLDLTHRA, encoded by the coding sequence ATGCAAAACTTGGCCATGCGTATCGAGATCGAGAGCCCCTACGCGCCAGACATCGTCGCGCTCCTGGAGGAGCACCTCGCCGACATGCATCTCACCTCGCCGCCAGAGTCCGTCCACGCACTTGACGTGGCGAGGCTGGCCGCGCGTCACGTGACGTTCGTCGCCGCACGGCGCCCAGACGGAGCCCTGCTCGGAGTGGGGGCTCTAGCGGCCCTCGGCGAGGCTCACTCGGAGATCAAGTCGATGAGGACCACGCCAGCGGCAAGGGGCAGAGGCGTCGCGGCAGCCGTCCTGACCCGCTTGCTCGACATCGCCAAAGAGCGCGGCGATATCCGCGTCAGCCTCGAGACCGGCTCGCAGGAGTTCTTCTCTCCCGCTCACCGGCTCTACGAGCGTCACGCCTTCGCCGAGTGCGAGCCCTTCGGCTCCTACGTCCGCGACCCGCACTCGAGATTCTTCACCCTCGACCTGACCCACCGCGCCTGA